The DNA window GAGATATGGAAATTATTTCTATTCCTTTGGAAGGTGATTTGGAACATAAAGACTCAATAGGAACTACCGCCGTTATTAAAAAGGGAGAAATTCAGGTGATGAGTGCCGGAACTGGTGTACAACACAGTGAGTACAATAAAAATAAAGATGAAGAAGTAAAATTCTTACAGATCTGGGTTTTCCCAAGAGAATTGAATGTAGAACCCCGATATGATCAGAAAAGCATTAAGGAAGGAGAAAAGATCAATGGGTTTCAGCAGATTCTTTCACCAAATAAAGATGATGATGGAGTTTGGATTCATCAGGATGCATGGTTTAATTTAGCCAATTTTACCAAAGGAAATGGGAAGAACTATGTTTTTAATAAAAAAGGAAATGGTGTTTATGCTTTTGTATTGAAAGGAAGTGCAAAAGTAGGAGACAGAGTATTAAATGAAAGAGACGGATTGGGAATTTGGGATACTCAGAGTTTTAACATCGAAGCTGTTGAAGACACCGAAATATTATTGATGGAAGTTCCAATGGATTTACCATCTTATTTGAAATAAAAATTAAATTTGTAGACTTAAAAAAAATTAAATAGAATGAAAGTTTTAGCAATAGCAGGAAGTAATTCCGATGCATCAATGAATAAGCATTTAGTATCTTATGCTGCATCTATGTTTGGAGAAAATGCAGAAGTAGAAGTAATAGATTTGAATCCTTTTGAAATGCCTATTTATAAGCATGAAAGAGAACTGGCAGGAGGTGTACCTCAGGAAGCAAAGGATTTTGCTGCAAAAATTGATGCTGCGAATTTACTTTTGGTTTCTTTACCAGAACATAATGGTACATATTCAACGGCTTTTAAAAATGTGTTCGACTGGGTTTCCAGAATCAAAGACAGAACAGTCTGGAATGAAGTACCAATGCTTTTAATGTCTACATCACCTGGTGGAAGAGGCGGAGCTGGAGTTTTGGAAGCTGCGGGTAAACGTTTTCCTTTCCATGGCGGAAATGTGGTAGAAACATTTTCACTTCCTTTCTTCAATGATAACTTTGATAAAGGAGCTGGAAAAATATCTAACGAGGAAAAAGACAGCGAATTAAGAGAAAAAATTATTAAGATTTCTGCTATTGAAACAATCTTGGAAAAATAGAATTTGAATATTAATTTAAAATTACTATTTTTGCAAAAAGAAAAGAGATGAAAATTCAGTCCACTTTCAAAGAATGTTTTTCCATAAAAGGGAAAACTGTGGGCTCTAAAATTCTCAGATAAAATACTGGCCGATAATCTACTAAGATTGTCGGCTTTTTTATTTTCTAAATTTTGAATAAATTAATATAAAAGATAGAGTACATCAGATGTAAGATATTAGATTTACAATAGTTTGTAATCTGAAATCTAGCCTCTAAAATCTAAATACAACATGAGCAACACTTACAAATCTGCAGGAGTAGACAAAGAAGAAGGATACAAAACCGTTGATAAGATCAAAAAAGCGGTTGGTGAAACCCACAATTCCAATGTATTGAATCATCTGGGAAGTTTTGGTGCTTTCTATGAGATCGGTGGTTATAAAAATCCCGTATTGGTTTCAGGAACAGATGGAGTTGGAACTAAACTTAAGGTAGCTTTAGATTCCAAAAAATATGACTCTATCGGAGTAGATTGTTTTGCAATGTGTGCTAATGATATTCTTTGTCACGGTGCAAAACCATTATTCTTTTTAGATTATTTGGCTTGTGGAAAATTAGATTCTGAAATTGCTGCAGAAATCGTTTTAGGAATGGTCGCAGCTTGTAAAGATAACAACTGTGCATTAATCGGTGGTGAAACTGCTGAAATGCCAGGAATGTATCAACCTGGAGATTATGATGTTGCAGGATTCTGTGTAGGAATTGTTGAAAAAGATCAGATCATCGATGGTTCTAAAATAAAAACTGGTGATAAAATTATTGCATTACCAAGTTCAGGATTCCATTCAAATGGATTTTCATTGGTAAGAAAAGTATTCCCGAATTTTGAAGAAGAATTCGAAGGAAAACCACTTTACGAAACACTATTAGTTCCTACAAGATTATATTATAAAGACATTCATAAAGTAATTGAAGAGGTAAAAGTTTCAGGAATTGCTCACATTACAGGAGGTGGTTTATACGAAAATATTCCAAGAATTATTGGTGAAGGTTTATGTGCTTCGATTGATGCTTCAAAAATTCAGATTCCAAGTATCATGCTTGAACTGGAAAAAAGAGGGGGTGTAGCCCGTGAAGAAATGTTCGGAACTTTCAATATGGGAGTAGGAATGATCGTTGTAGTAGATCCAACACATGCTGAAAAAGTATTGCACCTATTGGATGATGCATATGAAATCGGAGAAATCACTGAAGGAAGCGAGAAAATTAATTTAGCAATATAACAATCGATCAATGTACCAGTGTACCAATTGAATTCATTGTTACATTGTTAAACTGATACATTGTTACATTAATAACATGAAAAACATCGTTGTACTCATTTCAGGTTCCGGAACTAATCTTCAAAGAATTTTAGATACCATTGATAATGGAGAGATCCAGAATGCAAAAGTATCTCTTGTTGTTGCTGATAGAGAATGTTATGGACTGGAAAGAGCAAAAAATCATAACATAGAAAACATACTGATTCCAAGGGGCAAGAACTTCAGCAGTGAATTGAGTAAGGTGATTCCTGAAAATACAGACCTAATTGTATTGGCTGGATTTTTATCTATTCTAAAACCTGAATTTTGTGAAAACTGGAACGGGAAAATAATTAATATTCACCCTGCATTATTACCAAAATACGGCGGAAAAGGAATGTGGGGAATGAATGTTCACAATGCTGTTATTGAAGCTAAAGAAAAGGAAAGTGGGGCAACAGTACATTTTGTAACCCCTGGAATTGATGAAGGACAAGCGATTCTGCAGAAATCATTTGAAGTTACTGAAAATGATACACCTGAGACGCTAGCTGAAAAAGTGCATAAGGTTGAATATGAGATTTTCCCAATAGCAATTAATAAAGTATTAGGGAATTAGCTATAAATAAAAACCAACAAAAATGACAACCAGAATCGTTATTTCTTTTTTGACAATTTTTATCATTTTTTCGTGTAATAAGGTTGCAACGAAAGATCAGGAAATAACCACCAAAAACTATTTTAGTTATGGGGATTCGATTCAGTCAGGGGGAGTGAAAATGATTCCAATCACAACACCCGTTGGAAATTTTAGGGTATGGACAAAACGTTTCGGGAATAATCCAAAGATCAAAGTTTTGCTTCTGCATGGAGGTCCGGGGATGACCCACGAATATATGGAATGCTTTGAAACTTTCTTCCAGAAAGAAGGTTTTGAGTTTTATGAATATGATCAGTTGGGATCTTATTACAGTGATCAGCCGGTAGATGATAGACTTTGGACAACAGATCGTTTTGTAGATGAAGTTGAGCAGGTGCGAAAATCGATTGGTGCAGATAAATCTAATTTTTATGTTTTAGGTAATTCCTGGGGTGGAATTTTAGCGATGGAATATGCCCTGAAATATCAGAAAAATTTAAAAGGATTAATGGTTGCCAATATGGTGGCAAGCGCACCGGAATATGGTAAATATGCAGATGAAGTTTTAGCAAAGCAGATGAAGCCGGAAGTTTTAAAAGAAATAAGAGCAATCGAGGCAAAAAAAGATTTTGCTAATCCACGTTATATGGAGTTGCTTATTCCCAACTTTTATAATCAGCATATCTGTCGTTTAAAAGAATGGCCGGATGGAGTAAATCGAGCATTAAAGCATTCTAATGAAAATGTTTACACATTGATGCAGGGGCCGAGTGAATTTGGAATTAGTGGACGTTTGGGTGATTGGGATATTAAAGGCCGATTGCCTGAAATCAATATTCCTACATTAATGATTGGTGCAAAATATGACACGATGGATCCAAAAGCGATGGAGGAACAAAGTAAACTGGTGAAAAAAGGAAGATACCTTTACTGCCCAAACGGAAGTCATCTTGCCATGTGGGACGATCAAAAGGTTTTCATGAATGGAGTTATTAATTTTATAAATGATGTCGATTCCCGAAAATTTTAAGAATTATCCTCTTATTTCAGAATTTGTGTATAAAAAAATCTAAGTAAAATAAAAGTAAATCCGGAGGTGAAAGACCGGGAATACAGTTTGAAATGGCTGTGAAAAGTAAAAAATTGAAAGTAAAATGAGTAAAAAGAGAGTTTTAATCAGTGTTTCTGACAAGAACGGATTAATAGAATTCGCTCAGTTTTTGGAAGCCCAGAACTACGAATTGATTTCTACTGGCGGAACATTCAAGCATTTGAAAGAAGCAGGTTTAAATCCGATTCAGATCGATGAGGTAACCAACTTCCCTGAGATGCTGGATGGTAGAGTAAAAACCTTACATCCAAAAGTTCATGGCGGACTATTAGCTGTTCGTTCCAATGAAGAACACATGAAGACGGTTCAGGAACACGGAATTGGTTTGATTGATATGGTGATCGTAAATCTTTACCCTTTCTTTGAAAATGTAAATAAAGACATTTCTTTACACGAGAAGGTAGAATTTATCGACATCGGAGGTCCTTCCATGCTTCGTTCAGCAGCCAAGAATTTTGACTCTGTTACTGTAATTACTGATGTTGAAGATTATACAGCAGTAAAAATTGAAATGGAACAGAACGGCGATACTTACATCGAGACCCGTAAAAAACTAGCTGGTAAAGTATTTAACCTTACTTCCGCTTATGATGCTGCAATTTCAAGAATGCTTTTAGAGGAGGAATATCCTGCTTATTTAAGTGCTTCTTACAAAAAAGCAGCTGACTTAAGATACGGTGAAAACCCTCATCAGACAGCCGCTTACTATGTTTCTACTTTTGAAAATGGAGCAATGAAAGATTTCGAACAGCTTGGTGGAAAAGAACTTTCTTTCAACAACCTTCGCGATATGGATCTTTGCTGGAAAGTAGTGAATGAGTTCAAAGAAGAAATGGCTTGTTGTGCTGTGAAACATTCAACACCTTGTGGCGTTGCTATAGGAACTTCAGCATTGGAAACATATCAGAAAACTTTTGAATGTGATCCAATTTCCATCTTTGG is part of the Chryseobacterium paludis genome and encodes:
- the purM gene encoding phosphoribosylformylglycinamidine cyclo-ligase, which translates into the protein MSNTYKSAGVDKEEGYKTVDKIKKAVGETHNSNVLNHLGSFGAFYEIGGYKNPVLVSGTDGVGTKLKVALDSKKYDSIGVDCFAMCANDILCHGAKPLFFLDYLACGKLDSEIAAEIVLGMVAACKDNNCALIGGETAEMPGMYQPGDYDVAGFCVGIVEKDQIIDGSKIKTGDKIIALPSSGFHSNGFSLVRKVFPNFEEEFEGKPLYETLLVPTRLYYKDIHKVIEEVKVSGIAHITGGGLYENIPRIIGEGLCASIDASKIQIPSIMLELEKRGGVAREEMFGTFNMGVGMIVVVDPTHAEKVLHLLDDAYEIGEITEGSEKINLAI
- the purH gene encoding bifunctional phosphoribosylaminoimidazolecarboxamide formyltransferase/IMP cyclohydrolase — encoded protein: MSKKRVLISVSDKNGLIEFAQFLEAQNYELISTGGTFKHLKEAGLNPIQIDEVTNFPEMLDGRVKTLHPKVHGGLLAVRSNEEHMKTVQEHGIGLIDMVIVNLYPFFENVNKDISLHEKVEFIDIGGPSMLRSAAKNFDSVTVITDVEDYTAVKIEMEQNGDTYIETRKKLAGKVFNLTSAYDAAISRMLLEEEYPAYLSASYKKAADLRYGENPHQTAAYYVSTFENGAMKDFEQLGGKELSFNNLRDMDLCWKVVNEFKEEMACCAVKHSTPCGVAIGTSALETYQKTFECDPISIFGGIVAMNYKIDAATAEELNKTFLEIVMAPDFDEEALEVLRKKKNLRIIKIVNPVSDKQTWVKIDGGILVQDNDTYFSEDIKVVTDVQPTEEQKKALLFSQRVVKYVKSNAIVVSNGIQAFGIGGGQVNRIWATQQAIERAKEKFSGNLVLASDAFFPFRDVVDFCAEQGIKAIIQPGGSVKDQDSIEAANEHGIPMMFTGVRHFLH
- a CDS encoding proline-specific peptidase family protein, whose product is MTTRIVISFLTIFIIFSCNKVATKDQEITTKNYFSYGDSIQSGGVKMIPITTPVGNFRVWTKRFGNNPKIKVLLLHGGPGMTHEYMECFETFFQKEGFEFYEYDQLGSYYSDQPVDDRLWTTDRFVDEVEQVRKSIGADKSNFYVLGNSWGGILAMEYALKYQKNLKGLMVANMVASAPEYGKYADEVLAKQMKPEVLKEIRAIEAKKDFANPRYMELLIPNFYNQHICRLKEWPDGVNRALKHSNENVYTLMQGPSEFGISGRLGDWDIKGRLPEINIPTLMIGAKYDTMDPKAMEEQSKLVKKGRYLYCPNGSHLAMWDDQKVFMNGVINFINDVDSRKF
- the purN gene encoding phosphoribosylglycinamide formyltransferase; this encodes MKNIVVLISGSGTNLQRILDTIDNGEIQNAKVSLVVADRECYGLERAKNHNIENILIPRGKNFSSELSKVIPENTDLIVLAGFLSILKPEFCENWNGKIINIHPALLPKYGGKGMWGMNVHNAVIEAKEKESGATVHFVTPGIDEGQAILQKSFEVTENDTPETLAEKVHKVEYEIFPIAINKVLGN
- a CDS encoding NADPH-dependent FMN reductase, with amino-acid sequence MKVLAIAGSNSDASMNKHLVSYAASMFGENAEVEVIDLNPFEMPIYKHERELAGGVPQEAKDFAAKIDAANLLLVSLPEHNGTYSTAFKNVFDWVSRIKDRTVWNEVPMLLMSTSPGGRGGAGVLEAAGKRFPFHGGNVVETFSLPFFNDNFDKGAGKISNEEKDSELREKIIKISAIETILEK
- a CDS encoding pirin family protein translates to MKTVYHKSDSRGHANHGWLNSYHTFSFANYQNPERSNFGVLRVLNDDTVSQGMGFGTHPHRDMEIISIPLEGDLEHKDSIGTTAVIKKGEIQVMSAGTGVQHSEYNKNKDEEVKFLQIWVFPRELNVEPRYDQKSIKEGEKINGFQQILSPNKDDDGVWIHQDAWFNLANFTKGNGKNYVFNKKGNGVYAFVLKGSAKVGDRVLNERDGLGIWDTQSFNIEAVEDTEILLMEVPMDLPSYLK